From Ramlibacter agri, a single genomic window includes:
- the ntrB gene encoding nitrate ABC transporter permease, with translation MSTLESLPLAPPAAPGALRTWAASLARGFMTHVLPPLVIVGFLVLVWQVLGSRPGAALPSPSKVVQDTWELIVHPWYDHGGNDVGIAWQLLASLKRVAYGYSIAVVVGVSLGVLVGQSTWALRGLDPLFQILRTVPPLAWLPISLAGFRDGHPSAIFVIFITSIWPIIINTSIGIRNIPEDYRNVAKVIRLNGYEYFAKIMLPAAAPFIFSGLRIGVGLSWLAIIAAEMLIGGVGIGFFIWDAWNSSRLSDIILALLYVGLVGFALDRVVAFIGRKVTRGTSAA, from the coding sequence ATGAGCACCCTCGAATCCCTTCCCCTCGCGCCGCCGGCCGCGCCCGGCGCGCTGCGCACCTGGGCGGCCAGCCTGGCCCGCGGCTTCATGACCCATGTGCTGCCGCCGCTGGTGATCGTCGGCTTCCTGGTCCTGGTCTGGCAGGTGCTGGGCTCGCGGCCCGGCGCCGCGCTGCCCTCGCCGAGCAAGGTGGTGCAGGACACCTGGGAGCTGATCGTCCATCCCTGGTACGACCACGGCGGCAACGACGTCGGCATCGCCTGGCAGCTGCTCGCCAGCCTGAAGCGCGTGGCCTACGGCTACTCGATCGCGGTGGTGGTCGGCGTCAGCCTGGGCGTGCTGGTGGGCCAGAGCACCTGGGCGCTGCGCGGCCTGGACCCGCTGTTCCAGATCCTGCGCACGGTGCCGCCGCTGGCCTGGCTGCCGATCTCGCTGGCCGGCTTCCGCGACGGCCATCCCTCGGCCATCTTCGTCATCTTCATCACCTCGATCTGGCCGATCATCATCAACACCAGCATCGGCATCCGGAACATCCCGGAGGACTACCGCAACGTGGCGAAGGTGATCCGCCTGAACGGCTACGAGTACTTCGCCAAGATCATGCTGCCGGCCGCCGCGCCTTTCATCTTCTCGGGGCTGCGCATCGGCGTGGGCCTGTCGTGGCTGGCGATCATCGCCGCGGAGATGCTGATCGGCGGCGTGGGCATCGGCTTCTTCATCTGGGACGCCTGGAACAGCTCGCGCCTGAGCGACATCATCCTGGCGCTCCTCTACGTCGGCCTCGTGGGCTTCGCCCTGGACCGCGTCGTCGCCTTCATCGGCCGCAAGGTCACCCGTGGGACTTCCGCAGCATGA
- a CDS encoding ABC transporter ATP-binding protein → MSNAYLSLSRVDMAFGANVVLKGIDLAVQRGEFISLIGHSGCGKSTVLNIVAGLLKASSGGVIVDGREVNAPGPDRAVVFQNHSLLPWLTVYQNVELAVDKIFRGSRTKAERKDWILHNLAMVNMSHALERLPSEISGGMKQRVGIARALAMEPKVLLLDEPFGALDALTRAHLQDEVIRIQSELGNTVLMITHDVDEAVLMSDRVVMMTNGPAATIGQVMEVPLERPRNRIALAENPAYNHCRQEILSFLYEKQRKVEVLAARGSVRTPSLLSSRA, encoded by the coding sequence ATGAGCAACGCCTACCTCTCCCTCTCCCGCGTCGACATGGCTTTCGGCGCCAACGTGGTGCTCAAGGGCATCGACCTGGCCGTGCAGCGCGGCGAGTTCATCTCGCTGATCGGCCACTCCGGCTGCGGCAAGAGCACGGTGCTGAACATCGTGGCCGGACTGCTGAAGGCCAGCTCCGGCGGCGTCATCGTCGATGGCCGCGAAGTGAACGCGCCCGGCCCGGACCGCGCCGTGGTGTTCCAGAATCACTCGCTGCTGCCCTGGCTGACGGTCTACCAGAACGTGGAGCTCGCGGTCGACAAGATCTTCCGCGGCTCGCGCACGAAGGCCGAACGCAAGGACTGGATCCTGCACAACCTGGCCATGGTCAACATGTCGCACGCGCTGGAGCGGCTGCCTTCGGAGATCTCGGGCGGCATGAAGCAGCGGGTGGGCATTGCCCGCGCGCTGGCCATGGAACCCAAGGTCCTGCTGCTGGACGAGCCCTTCGGCGCGCTCGACGCGCTGACCCGCGCACACCTGCAGGACGAGGTGATCCGCATCCAGAGCGAGCTGGGCAACACCGTGCTGATGATCACGCACGATGTCGACGAGGCCGTGCTGATGTCCGACCGCGTGGTGATGATGACGAACGGGCCAGCGGCGACGATCGGGCAGGTGATGGAAGTGCCGCTGGAGCGTCCGCGCAACCGCATCGCGCTGGCGGAGAACCCCGCGTACAACCATTGCCGGCAGGAGATCCTGAGCTTCCTGTATGAGAAGCAGAGGAAGGTGGAGGTGCTGGCGGCGCGTGGTTCCGTCCGCACACCTTCTCTCTTGTCATCCCGGGCTTGA
- a CDS encoding ANTAR domain-containing protein, with protein sequence MTSVLLLHTPDSGAPDLGADLRAAGFDVRGSGECAHLVRETLRADADVLVCWAPRPDAELLSALALVQAQQPLPVLVFTQDSSAEAMQRALEAGVHAWVVQGYARERLRPLVQMAQARFARENALRAQVAELGEKLDERKWVDKAKGILMRAQQVSEEEAFQLLRKASMQGNQRVGQLSRQVIDAARVAEGINRAGQQRMLSQRLVKLYALGASRTEVAAVAVLLRESLSRVEENLGWLEANLSAATYGDLLGAARAGWQALRSALEAGSVEAPRLDALADAVLAQADALVRALESSGLAAQVGVINVAGRQRMLAQRMAKQALLQSEDAGVVETAAAFEEGMARLAAAPLSTPEIRALLERGQGAWDQLRGAAGKAGQAAGRMKLAAASEELLEVFDQLTEAYQHSIQVLMSLRP encoded by the coding sequence GTGACCTCCGTTCTCCTCCTCCATACGCCCGATTCCGGTGCACCGGACCTCGGCGCCGATCTCCGCGCGGCCGGTTTCGACGTGCGCGGCAGCGGTGAATGCGCCCACCTGGTGCGCGAAACGCTGCGTGCCGATGCCGACGTGCTCGTTTGCTGGGCGCCGCGCCCCGATGCGGAACTGTTGTCCGCGCTCGCCCTGGTGCAGGCCCAGCAGCCGCTGCCGGTGCTGGTGTTCACGCAGGACAGCAGCGCCGAAGCGATGCAGCGTGCACTGGAAGCGGGCGTGCACGCCTGGGTGGTGCAGGGCTATGCACGCGAGCGGCTGCGGCCGCTGGTGCAGATGGCGCAGGCGCGCTTCGCCCGCGAGAACGCGCTGCGCGCACAGGTGGCGGAGCTGGGCGAGAAGCTGGACGAGCGCAAGTGGGTGGACAAGGCCAAGGGCATCCTGATGCGCGCGCAGCAGGTGAGCGAGGAAGAGGCTTTCCAGCTCCTGCGCAAGGCCTCGATGCAGGGCAACCAGCGCGTGGGCCAGCTGTCGCGGCAGGTGATAGACGCGGCGCGTGTGGCCGAGGGCATCAATCGCGCCGGCCAGCAGCGCATGCTGTCGCAGCGGCTGGTGAAGCTGTATGCGCTGGGCGCCAGCCGCACCGAAGTGGCGGCGGTGGCGGTGCTGCTGCGCGAATCCCTGTCGCGGGTGGAAGAGAACCTCGGCTGGCTCGAGGCCAATCTCTCTGCCGCGACCTATGGCGACCTGCTGGGCGCGGCGCGCGCGGGCTGGCAGGCCTTGCGGTCCGCGCTGGAGGCGGGCAGCGTCGAGGCGCCTCGCCTGGATGCCTTGGCCGATGCCGTGCTGGCCCAGGCCGATGCGCTGGTGAGGGCGCTGGAGTCTTCCGGGCTGGCGGCGCAGGTCGGCGTGATCAACGTGGCCGGGCGGCAGCGCATGCTGGCGCAGCGGATGGCCAAGCAGGCCTTGCTGCAGTCGGAGGATGCTGGTGTCGTCGAAACGGCGGCGGCTTTCGAGGAAGGCATGGCGCGGCTGGCGGCAGCGCCGCTGTCCACGCCGGAGATCCGGGCCTTGCTGGAGCGCGGGCAGGGCGCGTGGGATCAGCTGCGTGGCGCCGCCGGCAAGGCGGGCCAGGCCGCGGGGAGGATGAAGCTGGCGGCGGCGAGCGAGGAACTGCTGGAGGTGTTCGACCAGCTCACCGAGGCGTACCAGCACTCGATCCAGGTCCTCATGTCATTGCGGCCCTGA
- a CDS encoding MFS transporter, giving the protein MSATSKFLKSGHAPTLFAAFLYFTCSCAIWVLNGAMAPFIREAYQLTAAQQGLMLSIPIVAGALMRFPLGVLAQYIGRKNATLVEMAMIAVAMLFGLFFVHGFGDLLAMGVLLGIAGASFGVALSLGSGSFPAKHKGLAMGIVGAGNVGTAIAVLLAPPLAQWLGWQAVYGVAAVAVAIPAAVMIVFAREPQDVNKHAGLRDHVACLFEKDGWVFSVIYAITFGGFIGLTSFLPSYFFEQFGVSKVQAGQLTMLAAFMGAALRVVGGWIADRWGGINTLTLVLAVVCGTLVAIGFSGGSLLATTLLMMACFAALGAGNGALFQLVPLRWPAATAVAGSMIGEIGALGGGLVPSSMGLAKQYLGSYSFGFLFFAALALLVLGLLRVMQAGWTRNWVGRGGRARVHAHQPAAQAGGLPLPQASRS; this is encoded by the coding sequence ATGAGCGCAACCTCCAAGTTCCTGAAGTCCGGCCATGCCCCGACCTTGTTCGCGGCCTTCCTCTACTTCACCTGCTCCTGCGCGATCTGGGTGCTGAACGGCGCGATGGCGCCCTTCATCCGCGAGGCCTACCAGCTCACCGCGGCGCAGCAGGGCCTGATGCTGTCCATCCCCATCGTCGCCGGCGCCCTCATGCGCTTTCCGCTGGGCGTGCTGGCCCAGTACATCGGCCGCAAGAACGCCACGCTGGTGGAGATGGCCATGATCGCCGTGGCCATGCTGTTCGGCCTGTTCTTCGTCCACGGCTTCGGCGACCTGCTGGCCATGGGCGTGCTGCTCGGCATCGCCGGCGCCAGCTTCGGCGTGGCGCTGTCGCTCGGCTCCGGCTCCTTCCCCGCGAAGCACAAGGGCCTCGCCATGGGCATCGTCGGCGCCGGCAACGTCGGCACCGCCATCGCCGTGCTGCTGGCCCCGCCGCTCGCACAGTGGCTCGGCTGGCAGGCGGTGTACGGCGTCGCCGCCGTGGCCGTCGCGATTCCCGCCGCGGTGATGATCGTCTTCGCCCGCGAGCCGCAGGACGTGAACAAGCACGCCGGCCTGCGCGATCACGTGGCCTGCCTGTTCGAGAAGGACGGCTGGGTGTTCAGCGTCATCTACGCCATCACCTTCGGCGGTTTCATCGGCCTCACCAGCTTCCTGCCTTCCTATTTCTTCGAGCAGTTCGGCGTGAGCAAGGTGCAGGCAGGCCAGCTGACGATGCTGGCGGCTTTCATGGGCGCGGCGCTGCGCGTGGTCGGCGGCTGGATCGCGGACCGCTGGGGCGGCATCAACACGCTGACCCTGGTGCTGGCGGTCGTCTGCGGCACGCTGGTGGCCATCGGCTTCAGCGGCGGCTCGCTGCTGGCGACGACCCTGCTGATGATGGCGTGCTTCGCCGCGCTGGGCGCGGGCAACGGCGCCCTGTTCCAGCTGGTGCCGCTGCGCTGGCCCGCGGCCACCGCGGTGGCCGGTTCGATGATCGGCGAGATCGGCGCCCTGGGCGGCGGCCTCGTGCCCAGCTCCATGGGCCTCGCCAAGCAATACCTGGGCAGCTACAGCTTCGGCTTCCTGTTCTTCGCGGCGCTCGCCCTGCTGGTGCTGGGCCTGCTGCGCGTGATGCAGGCCGGCTGGACGCGCAACTGGGTGGGCCGCGGCGGCCGCGCCCGCGTGCATGCGCACCAGCCCGCAGCGCAAGCCGGCGGCCTGCCGCTGCCGCAAGCCTCCCGTTCCTGA
- the nirB gene encoding nitrite reductase large subunit NirB, whose product MKKMKLVMVGNGMAGVRTLEELLKIAPELYDVAVFGAEPHPNYNRILLSPVLAGEQTLDEIVLNSWEWYEQNNIRLHAGKKVVQIDRVRRVVRAEDGTEEEYDRLLLCTGSNPFMLPVPGKDLPGVIAYRDIADTNAMIEAATRYKKAVVIGGGLLGLEAANGLMKRGMEVSVVHVMPWLMERQLDDVAGKLLQKSLEERGLKFLIGAHTQEIVGDERVTAVRFKDGTEVETDLVVMAVGIRPNTELAEKSRIHCNRGIVVNDTMQTVTDARIYAVGECAAHRGIAYGLVAPLFEQAKVAANHLAQFGIGRYTGSLTSTKLKVTGIDLFSAGEFMGGEGTEEIVMSDPFGGVYKKLVIKDDKLVGACLYGDTVDGSYYFKLLREGRKIGDIREKLMFGESNLGDAGHQGQNKAAALADTDEVCGCNGVNKGTICKAIKEKGLFTLDEVRKHTKASASCGSCTGLVEQIIMFTAGGDYSAAPKKKALCGCTDHSHQEVRDAIRANKLVTIADTMRFMEWRTPNGCSTCRPALNYYLISTWPKEAKDDPQSRYINERSHANIQKDGSYSVIPRMWGGETTASELRRIADVVDKYHIPTVKVTGGQRIDLLGVKKEDLRNVWQDLGMPSGHAYAKALRTVKTCVGSEWCRFGTQDSTQMGKDLERALWRMYAPHKVKLAVSGCPRNCAESGIKDVGVIGVDSGWEIYVAGNGGIKTEAGQFFCKVKTSEEVLEYSGAFLQLYREEGWYLERTVHYVNRVGLESIKKKVLEDHEGRKALWERLQFALDGEPDPWFEHEKASVDERQFDALPSGVAA is encoded by the coding sequence ATGAAGAAGATGAAACTGGTGATGGTCGGCAACGGCATGGCCGGCGTGCGCACGCTCGAAGAGCTGCTGAAGATCGCCCCCGAGCTGTACGACGTCGCGGTGTTCGGCGCCGAGCCGCATCCCAACTACAACCGCATCCTGCTGTCGCCGGTGCTGGCCGGCGAACAGACGCTGGACGAGATCGTCCTCAACTCCTGGGAGTGGTACGAGCAGAACAACATCCGGCTGCACGCCGGCAAGAAGGTGGTGCAGATCGACCGCGTGCGCCGCGTCGTGCGGGCCGAGGACGGCACGGAGGAAGAGTACGACCGCCTGCTGCTGTGCACCGGCTCCAACCCCTTCATGCTGCCGGTGCCGGGCAAGGACTTGCCGGGCGTCATCGCCTACCGCGACATCGCCGACACCAACGCGATGATCGAGGCGGCCACCAGATACAAGAAGGCGGTGGTCATCGGCGGCGGCCTGCTGGGCCTGGAAGCGGCCAACGGCCTGATGAAGCGCGGCATGGAAGTCAGCGTGGTGCACGTGATGCCCTGGCTGATGGAGCGCCAGCTGGACGACGTGGCCGGCAAGCTGCTGCAGAAGTCGCTGGAAGAGCGCGGGCTGAAGTTCCTGATCGGCGCGCACACGCAGGAAATCGTCGGCGACGAACGCGTGACCGCCGTCAGGTTCAAGGACGGCACGGAGGTGGAAACCGACCTGGTCGTGATGGCCGTCGGCATCCGCCCCAACACCGAGCTGGCCGAGAAGTCGCGCATCCACTGCAACCGCGGCATCGTCGTCAACGACACGATGCAGACGGTGACCGACGCGCGCATCTACGCCGTCGGCGAATGCGCGGCGCACCGCGGCATCGCCTACGGCCTGGTGGCGCCCCTGTTCGAGCAGGCCAAGGTGGCGGCCAACCACCTGGCGCAGTTCGGCATCGGCCGCTACACCGGCTCGCTGACCTCCACCAAGCTCAAGGTGACGGGCATCGACCTGTTCTCCGCCGGCGAATTCATGGGCGGCGAGGGCACCGAGGAAATCGTCATGAGCGATCCCTTCGGCGGCGTCTACAAGAAGCTGGTGATCAAGGACGACAAGCTGGTCGGCGCCTGCCTGTACGGCGATACGGTGGACGGCAGCTACTACTTCAAGCTGCTGCGCGAGGGCCGCAAGATCGGCGACATCCGCGAGAAGCTGATGTTCGGCGAGTCCAACCTGGGCGACGCGGGCCACCAGGGCCAGAACAAGGCGGCGGCGCTGGCCGACACGGACGAAGTCTGCGGTTGCAACGGCGTCAACAAGGGCACGATCTGCAAGGCCATCAAGGAGAAGGGCCTGTTCACGCTGGACGAGGTGCGCAAGCACACCAAGGCCAGCGCGTCCTGCGGCTCCTGCACCGGCCTGGTCGAACAGATCATCATGTTCACGGCCGGCGGCGACTACTCCGCCGCGCCGAAGAAGAAGGCGCTGTGCGGCTGCACGGACCACAGCCACCAGGAAGTGCGGGATGCGATCCGCGCCAACAAGCTGGTCACGATCGCCGACACGATGCGCTTCATGGAATGGCGCACGCCCAACGGCTGCTCCACCTGCCGCCCGGCGCTGAACTACTACCTGATCTCCACCTGGCCCAAGGAGGCCAAGGACGATCCGCAATCCCGCTACATCAACGAGCGCAGCCACGCGAACATCCAGAAGGACGGCAGCTACTCGGTGATCCCGCGCATGTGGGGCGGCGAGACCACGGCTTCGGAGCTGCGCCGCATCGCCGACGTGGTGGACAAGTACCACATCCCCACCGTCAAGGTCACCGGCGGCCAGCGCATCGACCTGCTGGGCGTGAAGAAGGAAGACCTGCGCAATGTCTGGCAGGACCTGGGCATGCCTTCGGGCCACGCCTATGCGAAAGCGCTGCGCACGGTGAAGACCTGCGTGGGCAGCGAGTGGTGCCGCTTCGGCACCCAGGACTCCACGCAGATGGGCAAGGACCTGGAGCGCGCGCTGTGGCGCATGTACGCGCCGCACAAGGTGAAGCTGGCCGTCAGCGGCTGCCCGCGCAACTGCGCCGAAAGCGGCATCAAGGACGTCGGCGTCATCGGCGTCGACTCGGGCTGGGAGATCTACGTGGCCGGCAACGGCGGCATCAAGACCGAGGCCGGCCAGTTCTTCTGCAAGGTGAAGACTTCCGAGGAAGTGCTGGAGTACAGCGGCGCCTTCCTGCAGCTGTATCGCGAGGAAGGCTGGTACCTGGAGCGCACGGTGCACTACGTCAACCGCGTCGGCCTGGAGTCCATCAAGAAGAAGGTGCTGGAGGACCATGAAGGCCGCAAGGCGCTGTGGGAGCGGCTGCAGTTCGCCCTGGATGGCGAGCCGGACCCCTGGTTCGAGCACGAGAAGGCATCCGTCGACGAGCGGCAGTTCGACGCACTGCCCTCGGGGGTGGCCGCATGA
- a CDS encoding type IV pili methyl-accepting chemotaxis transducer N-terminal domain-containing protein, with translation MMRRRTLLAAAMASAGTAWAQVTDLADAINKAGRQRMLSQRTCKAYLALVQGVEPEQAQRVLDASVALFERQLGELRAYASTAELRATYGALGSAWGDYKGLLAAPARTGVAAVVAQSGKVLAVAHQGTGQFEALLNQPLGKLVNVAGRQRMLSQRMAAFYLASLMPGDAAAARAEVAKARTDFLAGLDFLRKAPEATPRIKDELQLADLQWVLFDNALQKAAPGDGTKPQSDVFITSENVLQVMDRITTLYTGLKA, from the coding sequence ATGATGCGACGCAGGACGCTGCTCGCCGCCGCGATGGCAAGCGCGGGGACCGCGTGGGCCCAGGTCACGGACCTGGCCGATGCGATCAACAAGGCCGGCCGCCAGCGCATGCTGTCGCAGCGCACTTGCAAGGCCTATCTCGCCCTCGTGCAGGGCGTGGAGCCCGAGCAGGCGCAACGCGTGCTGGACGCCTCGGTTGCGCTGTTCGAGCGCCAGCTGGGCGAGCTGAGGGCCTACGCCAGCACCGCGGAACTGCGCGCGACCTATGGCGCGCTGGGCTCGGCCTGGGGCGACTACAAGGGCCTGCTGGCCGCGCCTGCGCGCACCGGCGTTGCGGCCGTGGTCGCGCAGTCCGGCAAGGTGCTGGCCGTGGCGCACCAGGGCACGGGCCAGTTCGAGGCGCTGCTGAACCAGCCGCTCGGCAAGCTGGTCAACGTGGCTGGCCGCCAGCGCATGCTGTCGCAGCGCATGGCCGCCTTCTATCTCGCCTCGCTGATGCCGGGCGACGCCGCGGCGGCACGCGCCGAAGTCGCCAAGGCCCGCACCGATTTCCTCGCCGGCCTGGACTTCCTGCGCAAGGCCCCGGAAGCCACGCCGCGCATCAAGGACGAACTGCAGCTGGCCGACCTGCAATGGGTGCTGTTCGACAACGCGCTGCAGAAGGCGGCTCCCGGCGACGGCACCAAGCCGCAATCCGACGTGTTCATCACCAGCGAGAACGTGCTGCAGGTGATGGACCGCATCACCACGCTCTACACGGGACTGAAGGCATGA
- the nirD gene encoding nitrite reductase small subunit NirD, whose protein sequence is MNLNEWTPICRVDEIPVLGARRVARPRGMDVAVFRNGEDQVFALLDRCPHKGGPLSQGIVFGTSVACPLHNQTIGLDDGCAKAPDEGCTPRFSCRVEAGQVFLDPVELATVALELEAPKAGPCK, encoded by the coding sequence ATGAACCTCAACGAATGGACCCCGATCTGCCGGGTCGACGAGATCCCGGTGCTGGGCGCGCGCCGCGTGGCGCGGCCGCGCGGCATGGACGTGGCGGTCTTCCGCAACGGCGAGGACCAGGTCTTCGCGCTGCTGGATCGCTGTCCGCACAAGGGCGGCCCGCTGTCGCAGGGCATCGTGTTCGGCACCAGCGTGGCCTGCCCGCTGCACAACCAGACGATCGGCCTGGACGACGGCTGCGCGAAGGCGCCCGACGAAGGCTGCACGCCGCGCTTCTCGTGCCGGGTGGAAGCGGGCCAGGTGTTCCTGGACCCGGTGGAACTGGCCACCGTGGCGCTGGAGCTGGAGGCGCCGAAGGCGGGACCCTGCAAGTGA
- a CDS encoding molybdopterin-dependent oxidoreductase — protein sequence MKETKSTCPYCGVGCGVIIRSEGEQIVGVRGDPEHPANFGRLCTKGSTLHLTASAEVTRQTRLLQPMRREHRGEAPRRVDWDGALDFAADAFAQVIAEHGPDSVGFYISGQLLTEDYYVFNKLAKGLIGTNNVDTNSRLCMSSAVAGYKKTLGADAPPNCYDDVNHAGCIFIVGSNTAFAHPILFRRIEEAKARNPQMKIIFCDPRRTDTAELADLYLPLQPGTDVMLFHGLLHIMLWEGWTNTDYIAAHTSGFDALKSLVREYTPEKVSQACGISKDDLFTAAKWFATSPATLSLYCQGLNQSSSGTAKNAALINLHLATGQIGRAGAGPFSLTGQPNAMGGREVGGLANLLSAHRDLANPGHRAEVAALWGVPSVPEQPGLTAVEMFQAAADGQLKALWIACTNPAQSMPDQATVRRALERAELVVVQEAFATTATCDYADLLLPASTWGEKEGTVTNSERRISRVRQAVPRPGGARHDWEIVVDFARRLETRLRRAPTLFPYTTPESIWLEHRETTRGRDLDITGLSYALLEQAPQQWPFPEGASSGKARLYEDGVFPTPDGKARFADVAYVPLAEPRESRYPFSLTTGRLRDQWHGMSRTGTLGRLFGHVPEPAVQMHPQDMARRSLQEGDLVHVTSKRGSIVLPAQASNEVGLSQAFIAMHWGAEFLGGVSSTGEPLAGVNALTTSAYCPGSKQPELKHAAVKILKAELPWTLLGVAWLPAQDAQAAREQLKSMMALFPFAACVPFSNNPPLDQAANSERNGVLFRAAAYEAPPDEIVQQLEQLLGLAGTVDTLRYADRRKGQRRTVRVRREGADTRIEALLLAGDTSAEAWIKSLLLQELPAQAYGRLLLAPGAKAPVAVQKKGKQVCSCFGVEAPAIEQHLEGCGGSPDERLASLQKALRCGTNCGSCVPELKRMIRSLVPA from the coding sequence GTGAAAGAGACGAAGTCGACCTGCCCTTACTGCGGTGTGGGCTGCGGCGTCATCATCCGCTCCGAAGGCGAGCAGATCGTGGGCGTGCGCGGCGACCCGGAGCATCCGGCCAACTTCGGGCGGCTGTGCACCAAGGGTTCGACCCTGCACCTCACCGCCTCGGCGGAGGTGACGCGCCAGACCCGCCTGCTGCAGCCGATGCGCCGCGAGCACCGCGGCGAGGCGCCGCGGCGAGTGGACTGGGACGGCGCGCTGGACTTCGCGGCCGACGCCTTCGCGCAGGTCATCGCGGAGCACGGGCCGGACAGCGTGGGCTTCTACATCTCGGGCCAGCTGCTCACCGAGGACTACTACGTCTTCAACAAGCTGGCCAAGGGCCTGATCGGCACCAACAACGTCGACACCAATTCGCGGCTTTGCATGAGCAGCGCCGTGGCCGGCTACAAGAAGACGCTGGGCGCCGACGCACCGCCCAACTGCTACGACGACGTCAACCATGCGGGCTGCATCTTCATCGTCGGCAGCAATACCGCGTTCGCGCACCCCATCCTGTTCCGGCGCATCGAGGAGGCGAAGGCGCGCAACCCGCAGATGAAGATCATCTTCTGCGACCCGCGGCGCACCGACACCGCGGAACTGGCCGACCTCTACCTGCCGCTGCAGCCCGGCACCGACGTCATGCTGTTCCACGGCCTGCTGCACATCATGCTGTGGGAGGGCTGGACGAACACGGACTACATCGCGGCCCACACCAGCGGCTTCGACGCGCTGAAATCGCTGGTGCGCGAGTACACGCCGGAGAAGGTGTCGCAGGCCTGCGGCATCTCCAAGGACGACCTGTTCACGGCAGCGAAGTGGTTCGCCACCTCGCCCGCGACCCTGAGCCTCTACTGCCAGGGCCTGAACCAGTCTTCCAGCGGCACCGCCAAGAACGCGGCGCTCATCAACCTGCACCTCGCCACGGGCCAGATCGGCCGCGCCGGCGCCGGGCCCTTCTCGTTGACGGGCCAGCCCAATGCGATGGGCGGCCGCGAGGTGGGTGGGCTCGCGAACCTGCTGTCCGCGCATCGCGACCTGGCCAATCCCGGACACCGCGCCGAAGTCGCCGCGCTCTGGGGCGTGCCTTCCGTGCCGGAGCAGCCCGGCCTCACGGCCGTGGAGATGTTCCAGGCCGCGGCCGACGGCCAGCTGAAGGCGCTATGGATCGCCTGCACCAACCCGGCGCAATCGATGCCGGACCAGGCGACCGTGCGCCGCGCGCTGGAGCGTGCCGAGCTGGTGGTGGTGCAGGAAGCCTTCGCCACCACCGCCACCTGCGACTACGCCGACCTGCTGCTGCCCGCCAGCACCTGGGGCGAGAAGGAAGGCACCGTCACCAACAGCGAGCGGCGCATCAGCCGCGTGCGGCAGGCCGTGCCGCGGCCGGGCGGCGCCCGGCACGACTGGGAGATCGTGGTCGATTTCGCGCGGCGGCTGGAGACGCGGCTGCGGCGCGCGCCCACGCTGTTCCCTTACACGACGCCGGAAAGCATCTGGCTCGAACATCGCGAGACCACGCGCGGCCGCGACCTCGACATCACTGGCTTGTCGTATGCGCTGCTGGAACAGGCGCCGCAGCAATGGCCTTTCCCGGAAGGCGCGAGCAGCGGCAAGGCGCGCCTCTACGAAGACGGTGTCTTCCCGACGCCGGACGGCAAGGCCCGCTTCGCCGACGTGGCCTACGTGCCCCTGGCCGAGCCGCGCGAATCGCGTTATCCCTTCTCGCTCACCACCGGGCGGCTGCGCGACCAGTGGCATGGCATGTCGCGCACCGGCACCCTGGGCCGCCTGTTCGGCCACGTGCCGGAGCCGGCGGTGCAGATGCATCCGCAGGACATGGCGCGGCGCAGCCTGCAGGAAGGCGACCTGGTGCACGTCACCTCCAAGCGCGGCTCCATCGTGCTGCCCGCGCAGGCCAGCAACGAAGTGGGACTGAGCCAGGCCTTCATCGCGATGCACTGGGGCGCGGAGTTCCTGGGCGGCGTCTCCAGCACCGGCGAACCCCTGGCCGGCGTCAACGCGCTCACCACCTCCGCCTACTGCCCCGGCTCGAAGCAACCGGAGCTGAAGCACGCGGCGGTGAAGATCCTCAAGGCCGAACTGCCCTGGACCTTGCTGGGCGTGGCCTGGCTGCCGGCGCAGGACGCGCAGGCGGCGCGCGAGCAGCTGAAGTCGATGATGGCGCTGTTCCCCTTCGCCGCTTGCGTGCCCTTCTCCAACAACCCACCGCTGGACCAGGCGGCGAACAGCGAGCGCAACGGCGTGCTGTTCCGCGCCGCCGCCTACGAGGCGCCCCCCGACGAGATCGTGCAACAGCTGGAACAGCTGCTGGGCCTGGCCGGCACCGTGGATACGCTGCGCTACGCCGATCGCCGCAAGGGCCAACGGCGCACGGTGCGGGTGCGCCGCGAGGGCGCCGATACGCGCATCGAAGCCCTGCTGCTCGCCGGCGACACCAGCGCCGAAGCCTGGATCAAGTCGCTGCTGCTGCAGGAGCTGCCGGCCCAGGCCTATGGCCGCCTGCTGCTGGCCCCGGGCGCGAAGGCGCCGGTGGCCGTGCAGAAGAAGGGCAAGCAGGTGTGCAGCTGTTTCGGGGTGGAGGCGCCGGCGATCGAGCAGCACCTGGAGGGCTGCGGCGGCTCGCCGGACGAACGCCTGGCCTCACTGCAGAAGGCGCTGCGCTGCGGCACCAACTGCGGCTCCTGCGTGCCGGAACTGAAGCGGATGATCCGCAGCCTGGTGCCTGCCTGA